In Asterias rubens chromosome 10, eAstRub1.3, whole genome shotgun sequence, the following proteins share a genomic window:
- the LOC117295862 gene encoding osteoclast-stimulating factor 1-like, translating into MTTPARSAPPPPKPVPKPGQVKVFRALYHYQAQHRDELTFKEDDLLYVTDMKNKDWYTARCGKKTGLIPSNYIEENMDRIDNPLHEASKRGNVDFLKESLDNLVSVNGLDKSGSTPLYWASHGGHVECVKTLLAQPRVEVNSQNKIGDTALHAAAWKGHAEVVRMLLAKGARTNIKNKADKIAQELAAKDPETAALLAPYTSRLDDEDYLNDEDSD; encoded by the exons GTCAGGTGAAGGTTTTCCGGGCTCTGTATCACTACCAGGCTCAGCAT cgcGATGAGCTGACGTTTAAAGAAGATGACTTGTTGTATGTCACAGATATG AAAAACAAGGATTGGTATACAGCAAGATGTGGCAAGAAGACGGGTCTGATCCCAAGCAATTACA TTGAAGAGAACATGGATCGAATCGACAACCCTCTACACGAAGCTTCCAAAAGAGGAAATGTTGACTTCTTAAAAGAGTCTCTCGATAATCTT GTCTCTGTCAACGGTTTGGATAAGTCTGGTTCCACGCCCCTTTACTGGGCCTCTCATGGGGGTCACGTAGAATGCGTGAAAACCCTGCTGGCCCAGCCCAGAGTGGAAGTCAACTCACAGAACAAGATCGGTGACACAGCCTTACATGCCGCAGCATGGAAAGGTCACGCGGAGGTCGTCCGAATGTTACTGGCAAAGG gTGCCCGTACAAATATAAAGAATAAAGCAGATAAAATAGCACAAGAACTTGCAGCAAAGGACCCAGAAACCGCTGCTCTCCTTGCACCTTACACATCAA GGTTGGATGATGAGGACTACTTAAACGATGAAGACAGCGATTAG